The sequence CCTCCCCCTCGCACGACAGGCGGCAATACCGCACGTCCTGGTGCGAGCGCAGGACGGCCACCACTTCGCCCGCGGCCTCCCGCGCGTCGAGCAGCGAGCCCTCGCGCGAGACATAGGCCTGCGCCAGCCCGAGCAGGCGGCGGTTCAGGCCCACCATGCGCCGCAGCGAATGGTGCAGGCGCGTCAGGTCTTCACTACCCCGGCCGTCCTCCTCCAGCATCTCGATGTCGGCCAGCGCCACGGTCAGCACGTTGTTGACGTCGTGCGCGATGGAGGCCGCGGTCAGCCCGGCGAAGACGCGGCCTTCATTGGCCACCAGCGCCTGATCGCGGCGCATCAGTTCGCGCGCGTCAATCTCCATGCGCCGCATGGCCCAGCGGGCCCCTGCGAAGATCAACAAGGCGGTCACCGCTACGTAGACGACACCCTTGATCGCTTCGATGCGCCGCAGTTCCTCGACGGTGTGGGAGGCCCCGGCAGCCAGATAGCCGGAAAGGATGATATAGGCCCCGGCCAGCAGCACATAGGCGCCGGCCAGGTAGGCAGCGTAGAGGGTGCTCTTCATGCCCTTCCTCCTGCGGACCGTCGGAACGAAAGGGCGGCCGGCGAAAAGGCCGAATCAATGTGCAGTGGCAACGGGTGCCACGGCGCGATACTAGGCTGCAGCCGCAACAGCCGTCAAGGTCCTTGGCGCCGACCGGCAGCGCCGATCAACGCTGCATATTCCGGACCCGGCTCAGGCCGGCGCCGCCCCGCTCTCGCGCACGATGCGGCCGTCCACCAGTTCCACCACCCGGTCACACCGGGCGGCGATGCCCAGGTCGTGCGTCACCACGAGGAAGGCGGTGTGCTCCTCGCGGTTGATGCGCCGCATGAGCTCGAAGATCTGGTCGCTGGACGCGGTGTCGAGGTTGCCCGTCGGCTCGTCGGCCAGGATGAGTCGCGGCCCCAGGCACAGCGCCCGCGCGATGGCCACGCGCTGCTGCTGCCCTCCCGACATCTGGCCGGGCTTGAAGCGCAGGCGATCGGAGAGGCCCACGCGCTCGAGCATCTGTTCCGCCTGCACGCGCAGCTGTCGGCTGATGCGCCCGTCGCGCGCGATGCCGGGCAGCATCACGTTCTCCACCGCCGTGAACGCCGGCAGCAGGTGGTGGAACTGGAACACGAAGCCGATCGAGCGCCCGCGCAGCCGGGTCACTTCCGTGTCATCCAACCCCGAGGTGTCCACGCCGTCCAGGCTCACGCGCCCGCTCGTGGCGCGGTCAAGCAGCCCGATCAGGTTCAGCAGCGTGCTCTTGCCCGAGCCCGAGGGCCCCGTCAGCGCCGTGAACTCGCCGCCCTCCAGGCGCAGGTCCACGCCCTTCAGCACCTGCGTGATGACGTCCTTGCCGTAGTCGCGGGTCACGCCCTCGAGCAGCACCACCGGTTGCGCGCTGCCAGGCACGGGCTTCGTCGCGTCAGCCATGGTGGATGGCCTCCGCGGGATCGAGCGCCGCCGCGCGCCGCGCCGGCGCCGTGGCCGACAGCAGCCCCACGCTGAGCGCCATGACCAGCGTGCCCAGGAACAGCTGCCACGAGAGGTTGACAGGGAACGTGGGCGAGCCGTCGGGATTCCTGGCCAGGCTGGCGAAGATCAACGAGAGCACGGTGCCGATGCCCACGCCCACGACCCAGCCCGCCGCACCCAGCAGCAGCCCCTGGATCAGGAACACGCGCAGGATCTGCCGCCGCGTGGTGCCCACCGCGCGCAGGATGCCGATCTCGCGATTCTTCTGCACCACCCACACCACCAGCACGCTGGCGATGCCCAGGGCCACGGCCACCACCACGAATGCCTGGATCATCGTGCTGCTGCTGCTCTGCGAGCGCAGGCCCACGAGCAACTGCCCGTTCAGCTCCATCCAGCTCTCGGCAATGAGCCCCGTGCGCCGCGCCACCTGCTGCGCGATCCGCTCCGCGTCGAAGATGCGATCGACCCGCGCCTCGATGGCCGAGATGCCGCCAGACAAATCGAGCAGGTTCTGCGCGCTCTTCAGCGAAACGAGCACCCAGCTGTCGTTGACGCCCTTGTTCTGCAGGTCGAAGATGCCGCTGATGGTGAACACGTCGGTACGGCCGTCGGCGGTCAGCACGCGGATGCGGTCGCCCGTGCGCACGCCCAGGTCGGAGGAAAGGCCCGTGCCGATCACCGCCTCGGTGCCCTGCACGCGGAACGAACCGGCCACCATGTTCGCCGGCAGGTCGATGATGCGGGTGAACCGCTCGGGATCAATGCCCCGCAGCGCCACCGAGCGCGTCGCCTCTCCGCGCGTGACGAACGCCGACCCGGCCACCAGCGGCGACACCGCCGTGACGCCCGCCACCTGCTCGATGTCGCGCACCACCTGCGGCCACTGGTTGATCGAACGCAGCCGCTGCGCCGGCTTCTCGAGGCGCACCGCGAGCCCGTCCTCGCCGGGTGCCAGGTCGCGCGCCAGGGCCGCGGGGTCGGTGCCTTCCACGCGTCCCTCGTGCAGCAGCCGCGGCATCTCCTCGGTCGGCCGCACCACCAGGTGCGCCTGCGAACCCAGCGTGTTCTCGATGAGGCTGGCCTGCAACCCGGTGATGAGGGCCGAGAGAAAGATGATGACGCCCACGCCCGTCGACACGCCCAGCAGGATCAGCACCGTCTGGATGCGTCCCTCGCGCAGGTAACGCAGCGCCACAAACCATTCGAAGGGCATCACTGGTCCCCGGTCGCTGCGCGCACACGCGCGCCGGCCTTGATGCGCACGGCCTCGACCGGCACCACCGCCTCGCCGGCCTGCAGGCCGGTAATGATCTCAACCGTGCCCTCGCCGCGCAGTCCCAGGCCCACGTCCTGGCGCTCGGCACGCCCCCCGCGCACGACCAGCACCCACGGCGTGCCGTCGGCGTCGCGCACCACTTCGCCGGGCAGCGTCAGCGCCGCCTCGCTGCGCGCCACCTCCACGGCAATCGACACGGTCATGTCCGGGCGCAGGAACACCGGCGGCCGGTCCACCACCAGTTCCACCTCGACCGTGCCGCGCGCCGGGTCCACCGACGGCGCCACGCGCGTGATGCGGGCGGCAAAGACGCTGTCCGGCCAGGCGTCGGCCGAAGCCAGGGCCTGCTGGCCCACGCGCAGGAAGGCGAGGTTCTTCTCTTCGGGCTGCACCACGAGCCACGTCGGCCCGGCCGGCGCCACGTCCAGCACGCCGCTGCCGGCGGCGATCATGTCGCCCGGTTGCGCCAGGCGCTTCAGCACCACGCCGTCCACCGGCGAGGTGATGCGCGTCTGCTCGAGCTTGGCCTGCGCCGCCGCCAGTTCGGCCACGGCCAGCCGCTCGTTCGCGCCGCCCGGGCTGTTGCCGCGCACGCGCGCAGCGGCGCCGTCACGCCGGCTGAGAGCCAGGTCGCGCTCGTCCTGCGCCTCTTCCAGTTCCTGTGCGGAAACGCCGTCGCCCACGGCCAGGTCACGGGTGCGCTGCAGCTGTCGCTCGGCCTGCCGCAGCGCCACCTCGGCCTGGCGCAGGTCCTCCTGCGCCGCGCGCAGGTCCAGCTCCCGCACCTGCTGCAGGCGGGCCGCCGCGCGGGCCACGCCCGCGGCCGCTTCCTCGGCTGACAGTTCGGCCAGGAGCTGCCCGGCAACCACGCTGTCGCCCTGGTCCACCGCCAGCCGCGCCAGCACGCCGCCGGCCTGCGTGCCCAACTGCACCCGCACGGGCACGTTCACGCGGCCGTTGGCCACGATCTTCTGGACCAGCGGCCGCCGCTCGGCACGCACCACCGGCACATTCGGGCCCACCAGCGCCCTCGCGCCCAGCGCCACCGCCACCAGAATGACGACGCCGATGATGATCCCGTAGCGTATCCGCTTTCCCCCACCCATCGCCATTCTCCGGTCCTCCCGCTGCGCATGCTTCGGTTCGATGAAGCCAGTGTAGGCATCAACGGGAATCTTGTCACCCTTGACGGCCCGGGTCCCGTTGGCGCGCTCAGTGGGCGGCGTACAGCCAGTAGAGGGGATTGGGCGGGAACTGCGGGTGCTCGGCCACGCGGTCGAAGCGGAACGTGACCTCGCGCGGGCGCCCGTCCAGCTCGAGCACCATCGTCATCTCGATGGGTTCGGGCGACGGCGACGGCCTGCGCGTGATCTGCCATTGGGTCAGGCGCTCGCGCACCGGGGCCACCGCCGGCAACACGGGGAAGTGCAGCCGCACCGGCGGACCTTCCCCGTGCAGCTCCGACCCGCGTTCCCGCGCGCCGACCGTCAACCGCTGCGTGTCACGGTCGAGCGCACTCCAGGCCTGCCCGCCCTTGACCACCGTCACGGCCGTCGGCGCCACCGCCAGCACCGCGTCCGACGACCCCGACATGACGATGTCGACGCTGCTCTCGCCCCCGCGCGCCACCGCCTCGGCCCCCGCCACCGTGGCCTCGTCACCGAACTGCTCCTCGTACTCCTGCCGCGAGTTCACCGGCCCGTAGATCTCCGGATGCTCGCGCACATAGCGGTAGCGGTCGTCCGCGGTCATGCCGCCCTCGTCGCGCGCCGCCATGGCTGTCGCGGCGGGCGACGCGTCGGCGAAGGCCGCCCGCGCCGTCAGGAACACCTGGCGGCCCTCCACCTCGACCGAGGCGTGCGCATACTCCTGGTAGTGCACCACGTAGTCGTGCCGCCGCGTGTCGCAACCGGCGGTCGCGGCGACAACCACCAGCAGGCACGGGAACAGGCAGGGCAACTGACAGGGCAACCGGCGGCGCATCGGTCTCCAGCCCGGGGATGGGCGGCAGTCGGGGTGAACCCCGGTTATCGACGGGGTGCCCCGCGCCTTGAGCCTGGTGGGCTGCGGCGCCGCTCTCAGATGCACACCACTCCCCGGACAAAAAGAGCGGCCGGCGTCACAACCACGCCGGCCGCATCACAGGCAACACAAGGCTACCGCCCCAGCAGCACCGCCTTGGCGATCATCCCCGCCATCTCCGGATTCTCCTTCAGGCGGCGCGTCGAGTAGCCGTACCAGTCCGAGCCGAACGGCACGTACACCCGCAGGTGGTGGCCGTCGGCGAGGATGCGGCGGCGCACGTTCTCGCGCACGCCCAGAAGCATCTGGAACTCGTACTGGTCGGGGCGCAGGCCGCGTTCCTTGATGAGGGCGCGGGCGTCGTCGATCAGCGGATCGTCGTGCGTGGCGATGGCGGGATAGAAGCCGCCGTCGACCATCATCCGCAGCAGCTTGCGGTAGTTGGCGCGCACTTCCTCGCGGTCGGTGAAGGCGATGGTGCGCGCTTCCTTGTAGATGCCCTTGCACAGCCGCACCACGGGCTTGTACTCGGTCAGCGCGCGCACGTCGGCTTCGCTGCGGTGGAGCATGGCCTGGATGACCACGCCCACGTTCGTGTAGCCTTCTTCGCGCAGCGTGCGGAAGGCGCGCAGCGTGGCGTCGGTGTAGGGGCTGTTCTCCATGTCGATGTTCACGAAGATGCCCAGGTCGCGCCCGCGCGCCACCACTTCGCGGATGTTGTCGGTGCCGAAGTCGGCATCGATGCCCAGGCCCAGGCTGGTCGGCTTGAGCGACAGGCCGGCCGCGGCCTTCAGCTGGCGGGCGTTGATCGCCTCCAGCACCTCGAGGCTCTCGGCCTTGCTCTTCAGCGCCACCGAGCGTTCCTGCACGAACTCGCCCAGTACGTCGATGGTCGACCAGGCCTTCTCCTGCTGCTCGAGCCGCGCGGCGGTGCCAATGGCGTCGGCCAGCTTGTCACCCGCGATGTAGCGCATGGAAACCTTGCGGATGATGCCCTTGGGCACCATCGGCAGCATGGTCACGATCATCTTGTTGAACACGAGGCGCACCGCCTGGCAGGAGTCCGAAAAGGCACGGACGTGGCGGGCAAAATATGGTGAGGCGGCCGGGGCGGGGCAAATGCCATCCGCCCCGACCGGAGCGTCCCGGTGGGCATTTACGCCCGGGCCTTCTCACCGCCGAGGAACCGGTACACGGCCGCGCCGAGCACCGCCCCGATGATCGGGGCCACCCAGAACAGCCACAGCTGCGACAGCGCCCAGTCGCCGGCGAACAGGGCCACGCCCGTGCTGCGGGCCGGGTTCACCGAGGTGTTCGTGACCGGGATGCTGATCAGGTGGATCAGCGTCAGGCACAGGCCGATGGCGATCGGCGCGAAGCCCGCCGGCGCCCGCTTGTCGGTGGCGCCGAGAATGACGATCAGGAACATCATCGTCATCACGATCTCGCAGACCAGCGCCGCGCCCAGCCCGTAGCCGCCGGGCGAGTGGTCGCCGTAGCCGTTCGCGGCGAAGCCGGCTGTCGCGTCGAAGCCGGCCTTGCCGCTGGCGATGAAGAACAGCACGCCGCCGGCGACGAGTCCGCCCAGGACCTGAGCGATGATGTACGGCGCCAGTTCCTTCGCCGGGAAGCGGCCGCCGGCCCACAGGCCGATCGACACCGCCGGGTTGAGGTGGCAGCCGGAGATGTGGCCGATGGCGTAGGCCATCGTCAGCACCGTCAGGCCGAAGGCCAGCGACACGCCGTGCAGGCCGATGCCCACGCCCGGGAAGGCCGCCGCCAGTACCGCGCTGCCGCAGCCGCCGAGCACCAGCCAGAACGTGCCGAAGAGTTCTGCTCCGTATTTCCGCATGTCGCCTCCCATATCGTGGTTGTTTGCGTGAATCAAAGGTGTGGTGGCCGGGTACACGTCCCGCATTGTCCCTGATGACGGCCGGTTGTACAATGCCGTCATCGTGCGCGCGTGCTTCAATCGCCGGGGGAGCGTCCCATGACCATCGACACGCTGCTGGGCGTCGCCGTCGGCATCGGCCTGGCCGCCGCCTGCGGTTTCCGCGTCTTCGTGCCCCTGCTGGTGATGGGCGGCGCGGCCAGGCTCGGCTGGTACGAGCCCTCGGCGGGCTTCGCCTGGATGGCCACCACCCCGGCCCTGCTCGCGTTCGCCGTCGCCACCGCGCTGGAGGTTGCCGCCGCGCACGTGCCCTTCCTCGATCACGCCCTCGACGTGGTTGCCGCCCCGCTGGCTGTCGCCGCGGGCGCCCTGACCATGGCCGGCGCGCTGGGCGAAGCGTCGCCGCTGCTGCGCTGGTCGTTCGCGCTGATCGCCGGCGGCGGCACCGCCGGCCTGTTCCACGGCCTGAACGGCCTGTTGCGCGCGGGCTCCACCGCGACCACCGCCGGTCTCGCCAATCCGCTCTTCGCCTCGCTGGAAACGGCGGGCGCCTTCACCCTGGCCGCCATCGCCGTGCTGGTGCCGGTGGTGGGGTTGCTGCTGACGGTGGCCATGGTCACCGTCATCTGGCGGCTGGTGCGGCGGGTGCGGGCCGGCGGTCGCGCGGGCGTTCGCACCGCCTGACGGCTACGCCCGGATCCTGGCTTCGCGCGAATCCTCCCCGATCCGTGATGAATTTTCTCTTATATATATGCGGCCCATGCTACAATGGGACCGATTCTCATTTCCATTCCCAGGGCGCGCCGCGGGCGGGGAGATGTCGACATGATCGGCAAGTCGTTGCTGCACTATGAGATAAAGGATCGCCTGGGCAAGGGCGGCATGGGCGAGGTCTTCAGCGCCCGCGACACCAAGCTGGGCCGCGACGTGGCCATCAAGGTGCTGCCCCCCGACATGGCCGGCGACCCCGAGCGGGAGGCCCGCTTCCAGCGCGAAGCCCGGTCGCTGGCCAGCCTGCAGCACCCGAACGTGGCCTCCATCTACGGCTTCGAGGAGGCCGACGGCTTCCGCTTCCTGGTCATGGAACTGGTGGTGGGCTCCGACCTGACGCGACGCATGGCCGCCGGGCCGGTGTCGGTGCCCGAGACGCTGGTCATCGCGCGGCAGATCGCGGCGGGCCTCGAGGCGGCGCACGAGAACGGCATCGTGCACCGCGACCTGAAGCCGGCCAACATCATGGAGACCGAGAGCGGCGAGGTGAAGATCCTCGACTTCGGCTTGGCCCAGGCGTGGCTCGGCGACGGCGCGCGGCAGAACGAATCGTCGGCGATGCCCACCATCACCGCGGCCATGACCATGGCCGGCACCGTGCTGGGCACCGCCGCCTACATGAGCCCCGAGCAGGCGCGCGGCGGCAGCGTCGACCGGCGCACCGACATCTGGGCCTTCGGCGTCATCATGTTCGAGATGCTCACGGGCAAGCGCCTGTTCGAGGGCGAGACCGCCAGCGACACGCTTGCTGCCGTACTGCGCGCCGAACCCGAATGGAACCTGCTGCCGGTGGCCGAGGCGCCCGCGCTGTGTCGCCTGGTCGAACGCTGCCTCGAGCGCAACCCGAAGCAGCGGCTGCGTGACATCGGCGAGGCGCGCATCTTCCTGCAGGACAGCAGCGGCAGCAGTTCGCATCTCAGCTTCTCGCACCTGGCGCCGCCGAACGTGGCCGCCGATGCGGTGCGTGGCCGCGCGCCGGCACTGTTGCTGGTGGGCGTCACGGCTGCGTGCCTGCTGCTCGGTACGTTCGTCGGCTGGAAGGTCATCGCGCGGCCCGCGCCGGCGCCGCTGCTGCACACGATGATCCCGCCACCGCCGAAGACGAACTACAATCTCAACTCGACGGCGCCCGGTCCGGCGGCGTTGTCACCGGACGGCACCATGATGGCGTTCTGCGCCGTCGACGACGACAACAAGACCATGCTGTACCTGCGCTACCTCGACAAGGGCGAGTCGACGGTGATGTCCGGCACCAACGATGCCTCGTACCCGTTCTGGTCGCCGGACGGCAGGTACATCGGCTTCTTCGACAACCGCGGCAAGAAACTGAAGAAGGTGGCCGTGGCGGGCGGCCCGCCGGTGACCCTGTGCACCGCCGAGAACATGAAGGGCGGCTCCTGGAACGAGCAGGGTGACATCATCTTCGCCCCCAGCTTTGACAGCGGCATCTTCCGGATGCCGGCCAGCGGCGGCGACCCGGTGCGCCTCACGAAGCGCGGCCCCGAACACAACTCCCACCGTCACCCGCGCTTCCTGCCGGGTGGGCGCGAGTTCCTGTTCATCGGGCGGTTGACCTCGGGCGAGAGTGAAGGCACGGTCTTCATCGCCAGCCTGGACACCACCGGGACGCCGCGCGCCGTGGCCACGTCGCAGGGCCAGGCAGAGTATGTGGACGGCATGCTGATGACGGTGCGCGAAGGCGTGCTGATGAGTGTGCCGTTCAAGCCGGACCAGGAGAAGGCCGAAGCGGGCGGCACGCCGCTGGTGGAGGACGTTCTCTACCTGCCGGCCGCCGTGGTGGGTGTCTTCAGCTTCTCGCAAACCGGCATGATCGTGTACCAGACCGGCGCCTCGGACGAGGCGGCGCGCGTCCTGGCCTGGGTCGACCTGGCCAGTGGCGCCTCGGTCCCGCTGGGAGAGATGGGGCAGGTCTATCATCCCGCCGTCGCGCCCGACGGGCGGCGCGCGATCATTGAAGTGCGCAATGCCTCGAACGAGGGCACCGACCTGTGGCTGGTCGACCTGGCCACGGGCCTGCGGACGCGCTTCACGTTCGCGACCGGTGACGAGGTCCGGGCCTGCTGGTCACGCGACAGCGCCACGGTCTACTACGAATCGCGTGAAGCGGGCACCTACCGCATCATGCAGCAGCCGGTCGAGGGCCAGGGCGGCGAAGCCATCGTCCTGGAGTCGACGCGAGAGATCAGCCCCACCGACGCCTCGCTCGACGGGAGCACCCTGCTGTTCGATGCCGAAACCGAGGAAGGCCGCATCGAGATGCGCCGCCTGCGCCTGGACGCCGGCAGCGCGACGCCCGTCACCGTGGCCGGGGCAGGCGAAAAGGACCTGGGCGGCGGCAAGTATTCGCCGGACGGCCGCTGGATCGTCTACCACACGCAGACTTCCGCCGGCTGGGACGTCTTCGTGATGCCGGCGGCCGGCGGCGCGCGCAAATGGCAGGTCACCAGCGAAGGCGCCGTGTACCCGCACTGGAACAAGTCCGGCACCGAGCTGTGGGTATCGAAGTTCAATGGCGACTTGTATGTCTACGATGTCGACGGCAGCAGCGAGACGTTCCGCGTCGGCAACGCGCGCCGCACCGTCACCGTCTACCCGCCCGACGGCAACGGCTGCTTCTACGACCTGCATCCGGACGGCAAGCGCATCCTGCAGACCGGCGCCGACCCCGAGTTCCGGGCCGAGGTGTCGTTCCTGCACCTGGTCACGGACTGGCGGCGCGGATTGGTGCAGTAGGCGCCCGTCGCGCTATTCGGGGACGCGCGTGAAAGCAGCGCCGTCCCCGTTGGGGCCGTCCTCGGCGAGCGACAACGTGCTCGCCGTCAGGTCCATCACCACGCGGCGCCAGTGCTGCCCCGTCTCGGTGGTGATGTGCACCACTTCTTCCTCGCCGAAGACGGTGTCTTCGCGCCCGAGGGTGTACCGCCCCGACACGATGAGCTTCCCGTCCTGGAACTGCTCGTAGCGCCCGTCGGGTGCGAAGCGGATGGTGCTCGTGATCCAGGAGCCGTCGGGGTTGCCGCGACTGAAGCCGAAGAAGCCCTTGTCGCTCACTTCCCAGGCCCAGAGCCCGTGGATGGGATGCGCCATGGGGGCCTGCTTCGACTTCGGCGCACAGGCGGCCGCCACGAGCAGCGCCAGCAGCGCCAGCGCAAGGAATGACCGCTTCATCTCCATGTCTTCCCTCCGCAGCTCTACTCGACAAGCACGCCTTCGCGACGCAGGGCACGGATGATCCGCCCGTCGGAGCGCACATCCACGGCCGGGTGAAACAGGTCGATGGTCAGGCTCCGGCCCTTGAGTCCGGACGGCAGGAAGATCTTGATCCCGCCGGTCGGCTCGCGCGTCTGGTGCTCGGTGAAGAACTCGCCCGTATAGATGACCTTGCCCTCAACCAGCACCCGGAACGAATCGACGCCCGCCTTGCTGGCCACGTCCTGCCACCATGTGGCACCGCGGAGTCGCGAAAAGGCCTCTTCATTCATCGTGACGCGATGGGTGGCGAGGTCGTATTCCACGACATCGATCATCTCGACGATGGGGTACTCCTGCCCCTTGTGGACGCCGACCATCGCGAACGGCGTCACGATCTCGGCGCGACCGGCCACGGGCACGCCGCCGGCCAGCGCCACCAGGGCCGCCGCGACCATGACGGATACGACGCTCTTCTTCATGCACACCCTCCACTGCCGTCGGCCCCGAATCCCTCCACAATATCCTGTGTCGGCATTCCAGCTCCCCTGTGGGCCGGTTGCAAGAGCAAATCTGCGGCTATGATCATGACATCAATCCGGCTGCGCGCCCAGAGAATTGATCACACCCTCTCGACAACGGTACGATAGCCGTCATGGTCGACGAACGTGCGGCCGTTCACGGCCCAATAGGGATTGAAGGACGGCACTTCGACAAAGCCGGCAGCCTCCAGCGCCCGGCACCGGTGGGCCCAGGCCTCTTCGCCGGCCACGTACAGGACCAGCAGATCCTCGGCCGTGGGCGTCGGCGTGACCGGATGCGCGCGGCACGACGTGAACTCCAGGTGGTAGTCCGCGTCGGGCGGCCCCAGCATCACGCCATCGAAGCCCTGGTGGTCGGCAAACGCGCCGAGCTGGCGCCACTCCAGCCCCTGCAGGTACATGGCCGCGGAACGCGGCAGGTCGCTGACGGGTCGGGCGATTCGCATACGCATCAGGGTACACTCTCTCCCCGGACGCCCCACAGTACGGCCTGGGCGCGACTTCCGAGGTCGCCACGCACTTCCACGTACGGCAGGCCGAATCCGTAAGGGTCGTCGCAGGCGAGTTCCCTCAGCTTCTCGTCAACCGTCGCCCGCAGTTCGCCGCCGTCATCGTCATCCGAGTCGGCCAGTGCGATGCGGTCGCGGTCCTCGATCGGGACCAGGACCAACAGGTCAAGCGCCTGCAGCGCGGCGCGCACCTTTGGCAGCCAATCCCGGATGTCGAAGCTGCCGTTGTCGTCGTGCACGGCGATGTATGCCAGCATGTCAAGAGGGCAGCGGTCGAAGAGCACATCGTCGCCGGCATCCTCCAGTTCCCCGATCGAGCGCGCGAGCTGCGCTTCGTAGTCCTCGATCGATGGCGGGTTGGAGAACTCGTGGCCGTCATCCTCCAGCAGCCAGTACGGCTCATCGACGGTGCTGTAGCCGGGAAGGAGCGCGGCGAGCTCGGCGATGAGCGTCGACTTGCCGGTGCGGTGGCTGCCGGAGACGGCTATGCGCATGTGTGGCCTCGCCGGGTTCGTGTGGCCGACTCTCTGATCACGTCCAGAAGTGTCTCCTCAGTTCGACAAGCGCGTGAAGTTTCGCGGTAATCTCTTCATCTGCACTCTTGAGCTCCGCCTGCTAACGCGGCGCCGCCACTTCAACCTTGATGCGGTCCGGATCCTCACAGAACAGGGCGTAGTAGTCCGGACCGCCGGCATACGGATACTTCGACTCGTACAGCATCGCATGGCCGTTGGCCCTGACCCAGGCAGCGATCTCATCGACATGGGCCCGGGATGCACCTTCAAAGGCAAGATGATTCAGACCCACCCGCTTGCGATGATAGCCGGCGGCAAGGTGTTCGCCGGGCGCCGGCAGGAAGCACAGGTAGGCGTGCCCCTGCTTGACGTAGCTGATGCCGCCGGGCCAGCGCTCTTCTGCGTAGTCGAGCAGCTTGAGGAATGGCGTCCA is a genomic window of bacterium containing:
- a CDS encoding serine/threonine-protein kinase — its product is MIGKSLLHYEIKDRLGKGGMGEVFSARDTKLGRDVAIKVLPPDMAGDPEREARFQREARSLASLQHPNVASIYGFEEADGFRFLVMELVVGSDLTRRMAAGPVSVPETLVIARQIAAGLEAAHENGIVHRDLKPANIMETESGEVKILDFGLAQAWLGDGARQNESSAMPTITAAMTMAGTVLGTAAYMSPEQARGGSVDRRTDIWAFGVIMFEMLTGKRLFEGETASDTLAAVLRAEPEWNLLPVAEAPALCRLVERCLERNPKQRLRDIGEARIFLQDSSGSSSHLSFSHLAPPNVAADAVRGRAPALLLVGVTAACLLLGTFVGWKVIARPAPAPLLHTMIPPPPKTNYNLNSTAPGPAALSPDGTMMAFCAVDDDNKTMLYLRYLDKGESTVMSGTNDASYPFWSPDGRYIGFFDNRGKKLKKVAVAGGPPVTLCTAENMKGGSWNEQGDIIFAPSFDSGIFRMPASGGDPVRLTKRGPEHNSHRHPRFLPGGREFLFIGRLTSGESEGTVFIASLDTTGTPRAVATSQGQAEYVDGMLMTVREGVLMSVPFKPDQEKAEAGGTPLVEDVLYLPAAVVGVFSFSQTGMIVYQTGASDEAARVLAWVDLASGASVPLGEMGQVYHPAVAPDGRRAIIEVRNASNEGTDLWLVDLATGLRTRFTFATGDEVRACWSRDSATVYYESREAGTYRIMQQPVEGQGGEAIVLESTREISPTDASLDGSTLLFDAETEEGRIEMRRLRLDAGSATPVTVAGAGEKDLGGGKYSPDGRWIVYHTQTSAGWDVFVMPAAGGARKWQVTSEGAVYPHWNKSGTELWVSKFNGDLYVYDVDGSSETFRVGNARRTVTVYPPDGNGCFYDLHPDGKRILQTGADPEFRAEVSFLHLVTDWRRGLVQ
- a CDS encoding VOC family protein, with product MLHHVEIYVSDLERSAAFWTPFLKLLDYAEERWPGGISYVKQGHAYLCFLPAPGEHLAAGYHRKRVGLNHLAFEGASRAHVDEIAAWVRANGHAMLYESKYPYAGGPDYYALFCEDPDRIKVEVAAPR
- a CDS encoding ATP-binding protein, with protein sequence MRIAVSGSHRTGKSTLIAELAALLPGYSTVDEPYWLLEDDGHEFSNPPSIEDYEAQLARSIGELEDAGDDVLFDRCPLDMLAYIAVHDDNGSFDIRDWLPKVRAALQALDLLVLVPIEDRDRIALADSDDDDGGELRATVDEKLRELACDDPYGFGLPYVEVRGDLGSRAQAVLWGVRGESVP
- a CDS encoding VOC family protein; translated protein: MRIARPVSDLPRSAAMYLQGLEWRQLGAFADHQGFDGVMLGPPDADYHLEFTSCRAHPVTPTPTAEDLLVLYVAGEEAWAHRCRALEAAGFVEVPSFNPYWAVNGRTFVDHDGYRTVVERV